The genomic region GTTGCCAATAGTAAATTAGATTTGGAGTTGATCCCTGAACAAACGCCATTCTTGCACGGAATATCTGGAAAAAAGGGAGAGACAAAATATGGATTAAAACAAActagtcatttaaattaaaaagaaaagaaacaaactcGTATGAAAGGTTTTcgttacaaatatttttttttaccagggCCAGATCCAGGAATATATAAAGGAGGTTGTATGACCGTTGAAGTAGACATCCTCCCTCGGGGAAAAATTGTAGAATTTTAGACTTTAAATGAGGTCAATAGTTATGTCTCCCACATATACAAAGTCCACCCTAGATCAGCCTATGTTTACAGTAACTTCCCAATCTCACAAATATGTCTCGTTAAGGAAACACGGTATTTCAGTACAACCACGTGACCGCAAGATGAAACTGCGCCCAATGATGTCATGTCGGCATTTCCAGACTTGGCGGATATACTCCTGAAATCGACGTAAGTGAAATTGGAAACATTAGCCCGGCAAACTGCCTGTATACAGAGTACGGATCTCTGCGGATGGTCAGGTTGGTAAGATTCACTCTCTCGACGCGTTCAGATGGTGTTTACACCTGCTAATGTATACAGTAGACTTCTGATTTGGCTGTAGCGTGTGTCACACAAACTAAACATATACTGGCAGTCGCAGTAAAAGTAATGGGGCCTAGTTTGTGCTATGCATCTACAGTAGTTGACGATCATAAAGAGACGTAATGGTTAGTTACCATGCATGCGTgtggtacatatatatatatatatatatatatatatatatatatatatatatatcaacataggcgtacgaggcgagggggcaggggggcagactgccccccccccccaaatttccagaggacaagaaattcgggcaaaagtcctgaaaaattcgggcagcctaagaggagaaaaaaatttatataaatatattttttttcctcctcttaggctgcccgaatttttcaggacttttgcccgaatttcttgtcatctggaaatatatgtatatatgaatatgcagtagcttgcccgaatctttttcaaatttttgcccgacaattccatgattttctttattaagcATCATTATGTCCGAATATTTctgtgtaacaccaccgtaagcgcagttcatctgggctaccgcgctttttgcacgatcatttttttctaactagtcaattgtatacctggaccaagggcggcggaaccggggggtacagggggcacgtgcccccccccacttttcctcatgatggtggcgctccgctaagatagtcgtgcatacaactttgcaaatcctggctaagcccgtgacttttaatgaatttctgtggatCAAACTTTtccgaatggaaaaaaattgttaagatattaacaagaaaaaaacagtctaatacggaagattcctacattagcaactagcatgatttcacctcattttgtctcaagagaaaaacttgttccttgtttcccaatttgcgtattggatattgcagtgctagtatgcatcttttcctttgggggggggggggggggcgttgatggagtgatgtgtatacacaaataagataatacaataagagttataaagggtactaaatatagggctgcatcagtccaatcgaatttctgtaAAAGGCCCTTTGATGtaggtgccccccagattaaaagtgcttccgccgcccttgacctggacatccccaacatgagtgtatatagaagaaacattttctttttcatggatggtgggggggggggagttcctacaagcctagaagtacgggtttatcatattctttgttatattttatactttttttgtgagacaaattgcagtctcacccgacacagcgacattatcccggcTACgttcgttgaacaatgtatgtttttctcgaggtagctgagtactgtgttaaaataataaataaggttaCTAAATAGTAGCTTAAAAAATAttctgtcccatttttccctttcaaagtgatgttaccattttgtcttcttctaattcaccaaattttgggggaagtgtaaatttctaaaacgtgagattatataataaagaatgtttagatgcaacttgcaaggcctcagaagtgccgtttccggcaatctgagaggcattgtgtgccaaaaattttcttgtacgctacgcgccgactgatggtggcgctccgcttagatagtgtcacgggaactttcgggcacaaaaagttctgccccccccccaaactgaaatggtcccgtacgcctatgtataTCAATATGAACTATACTCACTGACAGATTCATCCAGTATGTAGCAGTCCCTGTCTCTTTGACATCCTCTTTCGTCACTGGTGATGTCATCAAGATCGGATAACTTGATTCGCCCGTTCACGAATATAAACTGGCTTTGCTTGAAGTCGGACATGCGCAAGGATCCCAGAGGTGATCTGTGCAGATAGTCCAGCAAATTAATAATGTCCACCGCTACCTTAATAATTAAaggaaagttgaaaagaaaaagcAATACGTGAATGTTTCTATAGCAGTCGAAAAGTGTACTGAGTGATGTCTCGTGTACGTcacagtatattatatattactttCGGCAAGATTTATGGAATctgttatttatgttttataaaaTGTCCAATATTTCACTTAGCATTATGTAATTAACACCTGAACACACAATCCTATGCATAATGATTAACTGGACTAACCAGATTACTCTGCAGGTTTCGCCAAATAatttcgtccacattttaacagaaagtgaATGACAATTTACTGAATAAAGCTTACAATCTTCAATTACAACCACCTTTACAAGGTAAACTGACTAGTCAAACATAGGAACAGCTGTTTAGACCCCTAAAAagtcattagttgaaacagcctttgagtaatgaattcgtctgttagtAATTTATGCatagtagcatctgctgacaggtctaaaatgtgttacggtgttataaaaCACTTCGgttttatactgattaacggttgtctcttattcacagtacaaactgatcgagccatgtacattgggtgcacagtagcatctgctgacaggtctaacatgcatgtgttacggtgttataaaaCACTTCAGTTTacactgattaacggttgtctcttattcacagtacaaactgatcaagccatgcaCATCGGATGCaaagtagcatctgctgacaggtctaaaaTGTGTTACGGTTTTATAACACACAttagtttatactgattaacggttgtcgcTTAtgcacagtacaaactgatcaagccatgtacattgtgTGCACAGCAGCAGCACAGTACATATTAAATAACTTCAGATTCATATAAAATTACTCCTGCGATGAATTAGATGTCATTCCTATATGTACAGTTGTATGATGGAAGTTAACAATCTGCGATGGaatttttatgcaaattaaaccATCTTTAAATAAACTATCTTTAGtagttgttgtttactttgaacattaatgttactatgTATAATCTtgcatctttaaaaaaaaactatattattAATGTCTCACATTTATTGTGCATATAGAGATAGTAGACCACGCTCTTGTGCTAACaaaatcaaattgtttttcatttctgcCATCATGATGAATTATAAATGATTAAATATGAATAACTATAATTTCAAAGTAGGTGAAGCGTATCGCGTTAAGTTTAATCaaaaacatattgcatttaAGATAGTTTTCAAACAAGTTTAGTCATGCCCTATACTACAAAATACATAGAGAGCTGCATTTGTAGTCTGTTGCTACGTCAGAGAGCCAAAGAAATACATGACCAGACAGAAAGCAAGGCCTTTGTACTCAATCACCGCGTTGTGGAGAGGGTAATGACTTCATATATACGTACGAGGCGAAGGGATTTATTATATTGCTTAAAGCATTGTCAATTTAGTATCGGAAATTGTATATAGAGGCGCATATACTCTTGAGAATTTTGCCAGTTAACGATTGTTTGCTGAATAAGTCTTAGTTTTAGAGTCCGTACAATATaagtttatttcttttatatatatttaacctcataaatatttatttgtttatgtatgtttatatatcgTTCTGTCATTCGTGGTACAACTCGAAAATATGGAAATTTCCCAAAAATATATCTTACAGGGTAATTATCAAATATTCCCTGCATTGTATCTATAGGTAAAGTTATAATACAATGTTACACTGTTCAATGTAAcatgatatattttaagatataACAATGCAACGTTATGTTTTGATATACATCGTTTGCTGACATAATCGAAAACGGTTCCCGAAGGCGTTTTAACATTCTATAAAATTTGTTCTTTCACGAATACACTTCAaatccacccaccccccccccattgaaaGATTGTCCCGAGCCAATCAAATGATAACATTGTCGGTACCCTACTCTACCTAACCCCCTtactccctccccctcccaccggTACCCACCCTTACAAACCATGCCAACCGAATTCAATATAACGCACCGTCATCTTTTCGTCTCGGCTATACGCGTATCTGCATAGCATATAACATGATAGCATAATGTGACATGTTATAGTTACAGCGTTTTCTGCGCAGAGCATAAACATGCTAGCATATAACATGATAGCATAGTATTAATAGCATAACATGTCAGTAACTTAACAAGTGAATAATCTAGGATACCGTAGCATATGATACACTTAACCAACGTGGAGATAGTATTGTCTTTCTGTTTATTATGTTTATTAGTTTTCGTGACTAATACGGCAGTAAATCGTATTTATGTGGTTAGGTTGCTATACACTAGTTTGTTTCGTAACgaatttctcatgtttttgttttaaagaagAATACATTGATGCCGTTAGAACTCTTCACAATACAGGCACACTAATCACTAGGCTAACTGACATAGCTAAAACACTTCGTTCCTCTTTGATCTGTTGTTTTCATAACTAAGTGCTTCTCACCCCTCTTTTTAGAAAGTAGGGCAATCGATAGCGGCTCCGAATGAACTGGTGGCGCTCTCCCTTTTTGTCATCATCCGTCTTTGCTTCAAGCTGGTTGTCCCtttctttcacattttattCAGAACAGAAATCCAACCCTTTCCTCTGGATTATAATTGCATAGTACTtggtatattgtaccgtacagTGTACTTGAAAATCCAAATAAACCAATAGTGTGTTTTGTCATCACGCACTGTTTGGAATTTTTGCAAATACTGTAAATTACAACATGAACTAACATGTAGTAAAAACTAGGGATAGATCCAGGTTTTCTAAAAGGATCTTAAAGAGGTGTGACAGTAAGATCGTTGAAACCGATTCTAGGGTATCTGGGAATCCTCCCCAGAACAGGGAAAAAACAGACCAGAAATAATACGTTCAGATGCATATATCGGCTATAAATCGGGTCTACACGCCAGGTTAGGCTAATAACTATTTCTATGGTGTTGTTTTGTAGGTTGAAAAGGttactccccccctccccaaccccgcCCCCTGGATCGGAATTCAGTAAGAAATGACTTGTTAAGTGTTGTCATCATTGACACCAGTTTGACAGTTTGTGAATATCATGATAAATGTATCATCTATAAAACTATGAATCAAGATGTGTGTTAGTGTGTTACTTATGATTTGGTAAGATATCTAGAAGTATGAAATGTCTAGAAGCTCGAGCCTATTACCTGTCCATTGTAGCATATGTCATTTAACCACCTGCAGGATAGCTGGAAAGACTATAGTTCTTATTTCTCAGTAGCCTGTGTCAACAATTTTATACAACTGATTTCCTACTAATAGTATAAGGATATTAAATTAACACAATAGCCAGCAAAACAGTAGGGACCATATAGTTCAAATTGACGCTTGGCTGTATCTATATAGTTAAACGGAAGAAGACCACTCCTGTCAACAACAGGGTCGCTTAATTTAAACATCCATTGTTGTTtagtatttaatattaatgaattAAACTTTGATCAATCATAAAATCTCACCAATACGAGTATATTGAGTAACCTTGACCTCAATAACCAGTCAgcaaataacaatatttagcacTAAATTCAATGGACTTGTCTACCGGTTTcggaagagagagagatgggTTCGGGTGGAGACTGTAAGGTGAGGGGAGCGCAACCATTCtcgtgggggggggcgggggctgGGGAGGGACGTTTATATTGTGCAACAATGACCGCAATAACTAGTATAGTTTTTTCTTGTTAGCTAATAACAACATTTCGTCCACGCGGTTCAGTGACTTTTAAACAGAAGTCAGCAGACGCTTCAACATGTGGTGGGGaaaggtggggtggggaggtgggggaggtgggggaggtggggaggtgggGCGGTTGTGATCTTCTATTTCCAAAACCTTGCACAATAGAATCGACTCACCTGCAGACGAGACGGCCACAGCATTTCCCTTAGTCGGTACGGGGTAACTCTCAGGCCTAACTCTGTTACCATGACGACCCCATGATCACTTACATTCTTCGTGGTTGCTTCGCCTCTTATACAGAACCCTAGCATCTGCGAAAGAGGGACAAAACATAACTTTTAATATTAAGTTGACGAAAAATGTTTTTTGCAAAATAGTTTTGACTGTTATGACACCCGATTCTCATGGTTTTATCAGTTTAAACTGGTAAAGGTGATTTACTCGTTAATCGATTAAAACTGACGTGTGTTCTAATTTCTTAatatgtgttacatttatgaccagtttGCTACTGAGAAGGACTTACAGAGACAGGAAATACAGAACACGCAATCCtatgcataatgattgactggactaagCACACTACTCTACAGGTTTCGCCAATAATTTCGTCCACATTTTACACAGAAAGTGGATAACAATTTACTTCAAAACGCTTACAATCTGCAAGCTGTTTAGACCCCTAAAAagtcattagttgaaacagcctttgagtaatgaattcgtctgttagtAATTTGTCTACAGTAGcgtctgctgacaggtctaacacgTGTCACGGTGATATagttcagtttatactgattaacggtttgtctcttattcacagtacaaactgatcaagccatgtacattgggtgcacagtagcatctgctggcaggtctaacatgtgttacggtggtataacacacttcagttgaTACTGATTAACGGCTGTCTCATAcgcacagtacaaactgatcaagccatgtatatTGGGGGTGTCTTATCACTCTTATGACCAACTTACAACATTTTGTAATGTTCCGAATTATTTAACACTTATCGCTTACAATTGcaaaaattgttatttattttaccccccctcccctacccctcaaCCCCCTCCTTTTTAggttctttgttattttgtaataattgtGAGTGTGACTGTTTGTGTGTTTTACCtaattatttgtttactttgtcttttttaaGCTGATTATTTGCACCCCCTTTCTTAACATGGATTTATTGGGGTGGAGCGGTGGTGGGGAATGAGATGGTTGAGTGGGTTGGATGCTATAGAAATAACATTCATAAGAGAACATTGCATAGTAACTACTAACTACAGTAAAGAAGAGTAGCGGCCTTATCATTTTGGAAAAGGAAACCCCAGCAGGTGCATGCTTCAAGCCCTCTTCTATATAACTAtacatgatttttgtttttttcatagaATACGACCTCCATGAACTTCATTCCATTCTTAAGGTATTTATTTACGGCAGATGTTTGTAGCTTGTAGTTATAAAATACTCGTGTTTTTTGTCGCCATGACCTTGGCTTCTTGTTTGCCCTAAATGGTCTGATGAGCACAGAGGTAACGAAATCAATACGCCGTCATGTCGTGCGCTGAACTACAGTATACTACAGAACGCGATTACTGGAATGGAACTCGTTCTCTCTTCAACTATGACAAAATTGCATAATGAAAATAACAGCAACAACGTATTGGAAATCTTGTGTTTGGATAAGTACGGTACACCTGTCTGAGTTGTGATAAACAgtttctttgaaatatataacagCTCCGCGGTTATGATAGCCTACTCGTTGTAGCTTGTATTTATATAAACGCAGTGGAATCTCCCTCAGAGAAGTATTCCTTTATTAACGCcattttgtatgattttttttttaaataaatatttgatatttattataaaaTCCCATACGAATGCACCTCATTAACTAGTATTCCTTTATAAcgccattttgtatttttttttaataaatatttgattCTTATTATAAAATCCCATACGAATACACCTCATTAATGACTAGGCTAGCCAAATTTGATttcagaaaaagaagaagaagaagctgaATATGTTATTAATTTAGGGAATTAATGACAACAATTAGACTGACAAGTGACTTTTATTAACAATATCCCGAATCTTACCTTTACGATACTTGGATGGTGAAGCTGAATTATCAATGAGATTTCTTTCAACAGTTTGTAGTTAGCTAACATCGAGCATTGGCTTGGAGACACGCCTGGTCTTCTCATACAAGTCCTCACATCTGACACCAATGACGTCACCATTTTAACGCAGACGTCACTTCCGTTCAAAGTCCCCAAGAATGCCTCTTTAGTGGTGCCTCTGCCCAGCACGTCAGTTATCTCTATATCATTAATTTCTTTACACGTTAAATAATTTGCCGACAATGTCTCTGTGGTATTAAACTCCGTTTGGATGATTTCTTGAGATGAATTGTATTCTCCTCTCTCGACATATCGTGATCTATTGATCGATGTTAGACTATTATTTTCCTTCCGGTTCGAGCTATCTGATATCGTCAATATATCTTTATTTACAGATTCTACACTTACTGACTGTTTCGAAAAGTTTCCTTTAGAAGTTGGTCGATTCCTGTCCGGATGAGGAAGTCGACTATCGAGAGAGAACTTCACATTTTTAGGTCTATTAAGATACGTTCTTGAAGGTGAATTTTTACTTTTACCGGTTCTATGAACGTCAACAGACACATGCAAAGCCAAGAAGGTTACTTCAACTAAGACCATGATAACTATAAGCAACTTACATAATATGCGCCGTACAGTGTAAGCCATTTAGTTAAGTATGCAATCCGTCCAAAACCTTAGTGCTACGAAATATGAATCTTTAAACATAGCAGACGGTGTAGTGTAGCATTCCATTAAAGCCAATATGTTTCGACATGGCTATTGTAGTATAGCAGAAAAAAGGATGCTATTTGATGAATCCAGAGGTCTACTCCTTATATAGCAATAGCCAACAGCGTATCCAGACGACATAGTGACATGTAAATCCTGTTTCGTATAGCAGATGGTTGCGTAGCGATCATCCAATAAAATCATGCGATTACGGTATGGCTATTGT from Apostichopus japonicus isolate 1M-3 chromosome 2, ASM3797524v1, whole genome shotgun sequence harbors:
- the LOC139976132 gene encoding extracellular tyrosine-protein kinase PKDCC-like isoform X1 — protein: MAYTVRRILCKLLIVIMVLVEVTFLALHVSVDVHRTGKSKNSPSRTYLNRPKNVKFSLDSRLPHPDRNRPTSKGNFSKQSVSVESVNKDILTISDSSNRKENNSLTSINRSRYVERGEYNSSQEIIQTEFNTTETLSANYLTCKEINDIEITDVLGRGTTKEAFLGTLNGSDVCVKMVTSLVSDVRTCMRRPGVSPSQCSMLANYKLLKEISLIIQLHHPSIVKMLGFCIRGEATTKNVSDHGVVMVTELGLRVTPYRLREMLWPSRLQVAVDIINLLDYLHRSPLGSLRMSDFKQSQFIFVNGRIKLSDLDDITSDERGCQRDRDCYILDESVNIPCKNGVCSGINSKSNLLLATVELLQPLLTESPQFLNQVTAKLLQDLSYKRLSTKQAKDRIENVVELWLEKSDTPLT
- the LOC139976132 gene encoding extracellular tyrosine-protein kinase PKDCC-like isoform X2, yielding MVALCRFPLHTLKEGYLLSLQGVRCMHVYVRIKLMEATIYRLRPIFQIKMLGFCIRGEATTKNVSDHGVVMVTELGLRVTPYRLREMLWPSRLQVAVDIINLLDYLHRSPLGSLRMSDFKQSQFIFVNGRIKLSDLDDITSDERGCQRDRDCYILDESVNIPCKNGVCSGINSKSNLLLATVELLQPLLTESPQFLNQVTAKLLQDLSYKRLSTKQAKDRIENVVELWLEKSDTPLT